From a single Ascaphus truei isolate aAscTru1 chromosome 2, aAscTru1.hap1, whole genome shotgun sequence genomic region:
- the ZHX1 gene encoding zinc fingers and homeoboxes protein 1 encodes MASRRKSTTPCMVLASEHDPDLEMNSDGEDGPPVLMPVENPMRENTLSDDDALETGDSDHLQNKVEGGYECKYCSFQTPDLNMFTFHVDSEHPNVVLNSSYFCVECKFLTKRYDSLSEHNMKHHPGEDNFKLTMVKRNNQSIFEQTVNDLTFDGSFVQGENQEQSESNSSGISISKTPIMKIMKDKSEKKRITVSQTAGEDGAEEKAMKTECDSKANPQEEKETRQTPVVLEPVKTNHTVITSAQELPSTVVTPATVIQTGLAQVITTVQAQQNCHILSKVLIPINSIPTYNAALDSNPLLLNTYNKFPYPTVSEITLLGAQTKCTEEQIKIWFSAQRLKHGVSWTPEEVEDARRKQFNGTVHTMPQTITVIPAHISSGANGLPSILQTCQIVGQPGLVLTQVTGTNALPVTTPIALTVAGVSSHAQLHKAQFQPTQIVTERKQVAAVPFQQLPKQDPSLMNDVFGMRSKKTKEQLSSLKVSYLKNQFPHNNEIDRLIKFTGLTKGEIKKWFSDTRYNQRNSKGSHGIHFTSDAIGTIIIDSSDETTDSPTLVTPQRSRQSWNHYPDFTPQKFKEKNAEQLHILEESFFNSPVPSDEDLNKLRTLTKLTRREIDAWFIEKRKSTDIKEEACELDESYADRVIKEEADENSPESGASGKQSGASLSSKLGKKTPEQLHILKSAFVRTQWPTPGEYDKLAEESGLARSDIVGWFGDTRYGWKHNNLKWYYKYQSTSNSSPNVMNGQGFGQRKGRGRPRGRGRGRPRGRPKGPRRTHNWDRMTMQMKSKTGKALLKDYYLAHKFLNEEDLDELVAKSHMGYEQVREWFAERLRRVEAGVDPFEEEEEDDDDDNLLTDEEEENEDTDDSDTWEPPRHVKRRLSKMDD; translated from the coding sequence ATGGCAAGTAGAAGGAAATCAACTACACCTTGCATGGTACTTGCCAGCGAGCATGATCCCGATTTAGAAATGAACTCCGACGGGGAGGACGGCCCTCCAGTTCTCATGCCAGTGGAGAACCCCATGCGGGAGAACACTTTGAGCGACGACGATGCTCTAGAAACCGGTGATTCGGACCATCTACAAAATAAAGTCGAAGGGGGTTATGAATGTAAATATTGTTCATTTCAGACCCCGGATCTAAATATGTTTACTTTTCACGTGGATTCCGAACACCCCAATGTGGTACTAAACTCTTCGTATTTTTGTGTGGAGTGTAAATTTCTCACGAAGAGGTATGATTCTCTTTCTGAGCACAACATGAAGCATCATCCCGGGGAGGATAACTTCAAACTGACCATGGTGAAGCGCAACAATCAGTCCATTTTTGAACAAACGGTTAATGATCTGACTTTCGACGGGAGCTTTGTTCAGGGAGAGAACCAAGAGCAGTCGGAGTCCAACTCGTCGGGGATCTCCATCAGCAAGACGCCGATAATGAAGATAATGAAAGATAAATCGGAGAAGAAACGGATCACCGTTTCCCAAACGGCAGGCGAAGACGGAGCCGAGGAGAAAGCGATGAAAACAGAGTGCGACTCAAAGGCAAACCCGCAAGAAGAGAAAGAAACGAGGCAAACTCCAGTTGTTTTGGAGCCAGTTAAAACGAACCATACGGTTATCACCAGTGCCCAAGAACTCCCTAGCACTGTAGTTACTCCCGCTACGGTTATCCAAACCGGACTAGCTCAGGTTATCACGACTGTTCAGGCCCAGCAGAACTGCCACATACTTTCAAAAGTCTTAATACCTATAAATAGCATTCCAACTTATAATGCTGCCTTGGACAGCAACCCTCTTTTACTCAACACTTACAACAAATTTCCTTACCCAACGGTCTCTGAAATCACACTTCTTGGTGCTCAAACCAAATGCACAGAGGAGCAAATAAAGATCTGGTTCTCTGCCCAGCGCCTCAAGCATGGCGTTAGTTGGACACCTGAAGAAGTAGAAGACGCACGAAGGAAACAATTTAATGGTACAGTGCACACTATGCCCCAGACAATAACAGTTATCCCAGCTCACATTTCTTCAGGTGCCAATGGTTTGCCTTCCATTTTACAGACATGCCAAATAGTTGGTCAGCCTGGCTTGGTCCTCACGCAAGTTACAGGAACAAACGCATTACCTGTGACGACACCAATAGCTTTGACTGTAGCGGGTGTTTCAAGTCATGCGCAACTGCATAAGGCCCAATTTCAGCCCACCCAGATTGTTACAGAAAGAAAGCAGGTGGCTGCTGTTCCATTTCAACAACTTCCCAAGCAGGATCCATCTCTAATGAATGATGTTTTTGGTATGCGTTCAAAGAAAACCAAGGAGCAGTTGTCGTCTCTGAAAGTTAGTTACCTAAAAAACCAATTTCCTCACAATAATGAAATTGATCGACTTATTAAATTTACTGGGCTGACTAAAGGGGAAATCAAAAAGTGGTTTAGTGATACACGATACAACCAAAGGAATTCAAAGGGGAGTCATGGTATCCATTTCACCAGTGATGCTATTGGCACGATTATTATTGATTCGAGTGATGAGACCACAGACTCCCCAACTCTTGTGACACCGCAGCGTAGTAGACAGAGTTGGAATCACTATCCAGATTTCACACCTCAGAAGTTCAAGGAAAAAAATGCAGAGCAACTGCATATTCTTGAGGAGAGTTTTTTCAATAGCCCAGTACCTTCAGATGAGGACTTAAACAAATTAAGGACTCTTACTAAGCTTACGCGGCGAGAAATTGATGCCTGGTTTATAGAAAAAAGGAAGTCTACAGATATAAAAGAAGAAGCATGTGAACTCGATGAGAGCTATGCAGACCGTGTAATCAAAGAAGAAGCAGATGAAAATTCTCCTGAAAGTGGAGCTTCGGGAAAACAATCGGGGGCATCTCTTTCTAGCAAACTAGGAAAAAAGACCCCTGAGCAGTTGCACATACTTAAGAGTGCATTTGTCCGTACACAGTGGCCGACACCAGGTGAATATGACAAATTGGCAGAGGAATCTGGGCTCGCTAGAAGTGATATTGTGGGCTGGTTTGGAGATACTAGATATGGATGGAAGCATAATAACTTAAAATGGTACTACAAGTACCAATCTACCAGCAATTCCAGTCCAAATGTTATGAATGGTCAAGGATTTGGCCAGAGAAAGGGAAGAGGAAGACCAAGAGGTAGAGGAAGGGGGAGACCTCGAGGTAGGCCAAAAGGGCCCAGAAGAACGCATAACTGGGACAGGATGACAATGCAGATGAAATCTAAAACTGGAAAAGCATTGCTGAAAGACTACTATTTAGCGCACAAATTCCTTAACGAGGAAGACCTGGACGAATTGGTTGCCAAATCTCACATGGGTTATGAACAGGTGAGGGAGTGGTTTGCTGAACGACTTAGAAGAGTAGAGGCTGGTGTGGATCCTTttgaggaagaggaagaggacgACGACGACGATAACCTGTTGACTGACGAGGAAGAGGAGAATGAAGATACGGATGACAGTGATACATGGGAGCCCCCGAGACACGTTAAACGGAGACTCTCAAAAATGGATGATTGA